In the genome of Campylobacter avium LMG 24591, the window ATGAGTTTACAACTCTTACTCCAAAACTTGGTTTGGTAAAGGTTGATGAGTATGATAGCTTTGTGATGGCTGATATACCAGGCATTATAGAAGGAGCTAGTGTAGGCAAGGGGCTTGGACTAAAGTTTTTAAAGCATATAGAAAGAACAAATTTCTTGCTTTTTTTGCTAGATATAAGCAGAGAGATGAGCCTTAAAACCCAGTTTCAAACCCTACAAAAAGAGCTGCAAAATTTTTCTGCTGTTTTGGCTAAAAAGAGCTTTGCTGTGCTTTTATCAAAGACTGATTTACTTGAAGATGAGTATTTTAAAGCTAAATTTGATGAGGAAGAAAGGGAGCTTGAGGGTGTTTTGGGTGAGGCTAGGTTTGTGAGTTTGATTTCTTCTTTAAAACAAGATAGTTTAACAGAGCTGAAATTTAAGCTTTACAAGGAGCTTAAGGCTTAATGCAAGGCTATATCTTGCACACGCAAAGGGTGCGTGATGAGGATTTGATAGTATATATTCTAAGCAAAAACAAGCTTTTAAAGGCATACCGTTTTTACGGGCTTAGGCATTCTAGTATATTAAGCGGCTACAAGATAGATTTTGCTTTAGAAGAGCACATGTCTTTCTTGCCAAGGCTTAAAGATACTATGCACCTTGGTTTTGAGTGGATTTTAAATAGAGAGAAAATGCTTATTTGGCAAGAATTTATAAGGCTTTTTTATAGACATTTAAAAGATATTGAGGAGTGCGATAGCTTTTATTTTGAGCTTTTAAACGAAAGTGCAAAAAGGTTTGCTAGGCAGAATTCAAAGCGTGTTATTTTAGATGCTTATCTTGAACTTTTAAGCTTTGAGGGGCGTTTGCATACAAAATTTAGATGTTTTGTTTGCGATGAACTTATAGATAATGAAAATATAGGCTTGGTAAGGGCTTTTTTGCCAGCACACAAGGATTGCGCCTTTGTATATGAGGTAGCACAAGATAAATTAAAGCACTTTTATCAAAACAAAAACTCGTCTATCTTTGATGATAATGAAGTAAGCGATATGTATAAGATTATAAAGGAAGGTTTTTAATGGTGGTTCCGATTGGGCTCG includes:
- the recO gene encoding recombination protein RecO yields the protein MQGYILHTQRVRDEDLIVYILSKNKLLKAYRFYGLRHSSILSGYKIDFALEEHMSFLPRLKDTMHLGFEWILNREKMLIWQEFIRLFYRHLKDIEECDSFYFELLNESAKRFARQNSKRVILDAYLELLSFEGRLHTKFRCFVCDELIDNENIGLVRAFLPAHKDCAFVYEVAQDKLKHFYQNKNSSIFDDNEVSDMYKIIKEGF